The DNA window TAGTTTTGGGATCAATCAATTATTCGTTCGAAGTGATCCACGTGTGAGAGCGCTGCGAAATAGTCAAAATATGGGTGTATCAGCGACGCGCAATCATGGTTTAAAAGTGGCTAAGGGCAATTGGATCGTTTTTGTTGATGCTGATGATTGGGTCGAAGCCGACTACATTGAAAATTTTGTCAAAATGGCGCAAAAAAGTGAGGCCGAATTATTGATTTCTGGTCATTTGGGGGATCATAGTTTGGCTCGATTAGAATTGCCATTTTCTAAAAAAATGATGACTAGTCGAGAAGTTATTGAAGATGTTATAGGCGAACTTGGACCGATCGGCGGCTATCCTTGGAACAAAATGTTCAAACGATCAATTATTCAACGCTACACAATTCATTTTCACGAGGAGATTTCTTTTTTAGAAGATGAACTTTTCACGATTGAGTATGCTCAGCACATCAACAAGGCTTATTACGACAGCAAAGCTTATTATCATTATGAGATTCAGGAAGATAGTTTGAGCGTGAATGGTCTTTCTAAGATGCTGCCGGCTATCAAACAACGCGATGCAATTTTATTGGCCGAGGGTATCGATCCTGATGATTATCGACATGATCCTATCTCTGTCAGCCGAAAAGATTGGGGAAGCTGGAAAGAGAATCTTAAAACGAATGGTTCGGAAAGTTTCTAAGACTGTTTTTCAACCAGAAGTTAGTACTATCTTAAATGTCTGATAAAAGCGATTTTAAAATTATTCATCGCGATAGAATGGTTTTATATGATCAAATTTGAGAGAATTTATGCAACAGAGAGCAAGGGATACCGTGTGTTAATTGATCGCTTATGGCCGCGCGGTATTAGTAAAGAAAAAGCAGCGATTGATTTGTGGGCTAAAGATATTGCACCATCGACTGAGCTGCGCCAAAAATTCCACGATCAGGAAATTGATGACATGGCTTTTCGAGCACTTTATTTAACGGAACTAGCTAGCAACCCAGCTACTGCAGGGTTTTTGCAGACGCTCAAGGCGCATGTAGACAGCGTGCTGCTTTATTCAGCTAAAGATGATCATGAAAATAATGCGAAGGTGTTAGCTGATTATTTGAAACGTCAGGGAATCGATTTTAAACAACAACAAGCTCAAGGAGCAAACGAAAATAACCAAAAAACAGAAGCCTAAATTTATGCATGTCGTCCATCCTTGGCCGCCCTTATATGATAAAAATTCCAAAATTCTTTTATTAGGCAGTTTGCCATCGCCTAAATCCTTGGCTTTTGGCTTTTACTATGGCAGTCCGCAGAATATTTTTTGGCCGACCTTAGCCAAAATTTTGGCTGTTGAAGAACCGGAAAAGACCAAAGAAGCACGACTCGCATTTGCTTTAAAATATCATATTGCTATTTGGCAGACGTTGAAATCTGGTGATATTATCGGTGCTCAAGATGCAACGATCAAAAACCCAATTGCCAACGATTTTTCTAGCATTTTGGCTCAGGCTCGCATTAAGACGATCTTTACTGAGGGGAAGAAATCAACAGAACTTTTTAATAAGCTGGTCGCACCAAATATTGGCCAAGAGGCGGTCTATCTGCCTTCGACCTCACCAGCGAATCGTGCTACTCAGGCAAAGGCTATTTTTATGGAACGCTGGTCTTTGGTTGGCAAAGCTTTACAAGAAGTGTAGTTAAGGATATTTGTGAAAGCGTTTCCAAAGTTTTGACATATAATTGACAATATGAATATTTTATTAGTTAGCGCTTATCCCAATGCAAAAAGTTTTGATGCAGCTATTGTTAAAGATATTGCTGATAATGTGCCGGTTAAAAATAATTTGAAGATCCTTGATCTTTATGCTGACGATTTTCAGCCGGTACTCTATTTCGATAATGACCATCCGCGACGAGAACTTAAAAATGATCCTGAAATGGCCAAGTATCGTGATCTGTTCACTTGGGCCAAACAGATTATTTTTGTGTTTCCGATTTGGTGGGGTGGTATGCCGGCCATTCTAAAGGGCTTTGTGGATCGATTGATCGTGGCCGGCTTTGCTTATCGATATGTTGATGGGCATCCGACCGGTTTATTGACAGGGCGCAATGCTTGGATCGTGACCACTTATGATTCTGATAATTATGCTGCTCACGGTGAAATTGATTATGGTTATGTATTGAAAAATCAAGTTCTTTTAATGAGTGGTATTCGAACCACTGCTTCTTTTCAGTTGGGCAATATGAAACACACGGAAGCCGACAAACGCGAATCTTTTCTGGAAAAGATTAAAAACGCGGCACAAACATTAGGCTGATTTTTTTGATAAATACTTAAGTTTGTGATTTAAGTCCTTAAATTTCACAATGTTTTTTATTTCACAATAATATGCTATATTGTCTTTGTAAATTTTTGTACAAATTGGAAAAGTGCATGTTTACCGATTCCTAAAAATTGAAGAAATCAAAGATCTTTTATGATACTGAGCCTGCAAAACTGATTTCAGCTGTTGGCGATGGATGCTTATAAAAGACAGAATGTAACTAACCAAAGAAAGTGGAAAACTATTATGAAAGCAGCAGTTGTTCGTGAAAAAAATGATGGGTTCGTTGATCTGATAGATGATTGGCAGCCACGTGCCTTAGGTTTTGGAGATGCTTTAGTTGACGTTGAATATTGTGGATTGTGTCATACAGATCTGCATTGTGCAAGCGGAGATTTTGGCGATCCAAATACGTTAGGTGAACGTAATGGCAATTTCCGCCGTGTGATCGGGCATGAAGGTGTTGGCATTGTTTCTAAATTAGGGGAAGGTGCTGATGATTATTTGAAGGTCGGCGACCGTGTATCGATCGCTTGGTTCTATGGCGCCTGCGGCGTTTGTGATTATTGTGTTTCCGGCAATGAGACCTTCTGCCGTAAAGTGAGAAATTCAGGTTACACAGTCGATGGTGCTATGGCTCAACAAGTAGTTGTTGATGCTAAATACGCTGTCAAAGTTCCTGCAGGTCTTGACCCTGTTGAAGCCTCTTCGATTACTTGTGCTGGTGTGACCATGTACAAGTCTTTGAAGGTCGGCGAGACAAAGCCTGGCCAGTGGGTATCTGTTCATGGTGCTGGTGGATTAGGCAACTTGGCCGTTCAGTATGCACATAATGTCTTTGGTGCTCACGTGGTCGTCATTGATGGCAACCCAGACAAATTGGAAGCTGCTAAAGAAAATGGTGCCGAAGTATTGATCAACCGTAAGCAGCCAGGAATCGATGTTGCTGCCGAAATTCAAAAAGCAACCGGTGGTGTTAACAACGCGCAAGTAACAGCTGTTAATGATGCTGCCTTCAAACAGGCCGTTGATTCATTGCGCCCAATGGGAAAGCTAGTTGCTGTTGCATTGCCGCAAGGCGACATGTCTTTGAATATTGTCAAAACAGTTCTGGATGGTATCGAAGTCCGTGGCTCATTGGTTGGAACTAGAGGCGACTTGAAAGAAGCCTTCCAGTTCGGAGCTGAAGGAAAAGTTCACCCGATCGTTGAAAAAGCTGACTTTAATGATTTGAACGATGTTATCCAAGAGATGAAAAACGGCTCCATTACTGGCCGTAAAGTCTTCGATTTCACTCATATGTAATGTATCAGGGCAAAAAATCAGTTTTGTTAAAACTCGCTTAGGCGAGTTTTTTATTTAAGTTCGATCGTGAAAATTTCATAGTTTTCAATATAAAGATTATTGAGATTCTGCATTAATAAGACCAGCCAGCCAAAAGCCAAACTAAAAGAAATGATCTCAAAAGCGGTCAGCGACAAATAATGAACCGTTTGAAACAATATTTCAGACAAAACCATTAAGCCGGCAAAACCGTAAGCCGTTAGCAGGAATTCGCGCGTTACATTCGGGAGCAGCCATTTAAGACTAATGATCACCGCTAAGATGAAAACTACCAGCAAGTTAGCGGACCACCAGTGGAGCTGGTGCAGCCAATCAATGGATCGATTGTTTTGAAAAACGCCGACCAAGCCGAACATAATAGAAGTACCTACCAGCAAGGCGCGGAGTATTTGCATTTTCCTTGTCGCAAATTTTTTGATTTGAAACAGTAGGGAGAAAATATAATCAATCAGTGTCAGCATGACTAAGGCTGAAAAAATCAAAGTGAAATTGAACTGCCACCAGTTGTTTGACAAATTAGATCCTAGATAAGAAAAATTGATTTGCCACCAATCTTCTTGGGAATTGGTAATCATCGACAAAAATATACCGCCGACTAAAGTCGCGATCATGACGGTTGCTATTGTTGAAAAGCTGATAGATTGAGCAGCATTCATCATTAAGTAGCTGGCGATGCCGACGAATCCAGCGATCAGGGCCGAACTTGTATACGGATCCAAAATGACACCATGAAAAGCGAGATCAACGAAATAAAAGAAAAAAGAAGTAATAGCAAAATTTAAAATCGTAAAAGCGGTCGTGAGTGTTATGACTGAACGAATTTTTATCCAAAAATTGGTAGCAACCAGCTGATTTTGGCCGAGCAGGAATAACGCAATCAGAAATGTCATGAATCCAAAGAAGACAGCTAAATAAATCGTAATTTGACTGATCGAATTAGCACCTGATAAG is part of the Oenococcus sicerae genome and encodes:
- a CDS encoding glycosyltransferase family 2 protein translates to MDLGLISIIVPVFNRSETIVKTVNSLLKQSYQNIEIILVDDASTDISFGINQLFVRSDPRVRALRNSQNMGVSATRNHGLKVAKGNWIVFVDADDWVEADYIENFVKMAQKSEAELLISGHLGDHSLARLELPFSKKMMTSREVIEDVIGELGPIGGYPWNKMFKRSIIQRYTIHFHEEISFLEDELFTIEYAQHINKAYYDSKAYYHYEIQEDSLSVNGLSKMLPAIKQRDAILLAEGIDPDDYRHDPISVSRKDWGSWKENLKTNGSESF
- a CDS encoding DUF488 domain-containing protein; the protein is MIKFERIYATESKGYRVLIDRLWPRGISKEKAAIDLWAKDIAPSTELRQKFHDQEIDDMAFRALYLTELASNPATAGFLQTLKAHVDSVLLYSAKDDHENNAKVLADYLKRQGIDFKQQQAQGANENNQKTEA
- a CDS encoding DNA-deoxyinosine glycosylase translates to MHVVHPWPPLYDKNSKILLLGSLPSPKSLAFGFYYGSPQNIFWPTLAKILAVEEPEKTKEARLAFALKYHIAIWQTLKSGDIIGAQDATIKNPIANDFSSILAQARIKTIFTEGKKSTELFNKLVAPNIGQEAVYLPSTSPANRATQAKAIFMERWSLVGKALQEV
- a CDS encoding NAD(P)H-dependent oxidoreductase, with translation MNILLVSAYPNAKSFDAAIVKDIADNVPVKNNLKILDLYADDFQPVLYFDNDHPRRELKNDPEMAKYRDLFTWAKQIIFVFPIWWGGMPAILKGFVDRLIVAGFAYRYVDGHPTGLLTGRNAWIVTTYDSDNYAAHGEIDYGYVLKNQVLLMSGIRTTASFQLGNMKHTEADKRESFLEKIKNAAQTLG
- the adhP gene encoding alcohol dehydrogenase AdhP, which translates into the protein MKAAVVREKNDGFVDLIDDWQPRALGFGDALVDVEYCGLCHTDLHCASGDFGDPNTLGERNGNFRRVIGHEGVGIVSKLGEGADDYLKVGDRVSIAWFYGACGVCDYCVSGNETFCRKVRNSGYTVDGAMAQQVVVDAKYAVKVPAGLDPVEASSITCAGVTMYKSLKVGETKPGQWVSVHGAGGLGNLAVQYAHNVFGAHVVVIDGNPDKLEAAKENGAEVLINRKQPGIDVAAEIQKATGGVNNAQVTAVNDAAFKQAVDSLRPMGKLVAVALPQGDMSLNIVKTVLDGIEVRGSLVGTRGDLKEAFQFGAEGKVHPIVEKADFNDLNDVIQEMKNGSITGRKVFDFTHM
- a CDS encoding AbrB/MazE/SpoVT family DNA-binding domain-containing protein, giving the protein MTANQQIHISIPKETLNRLSLTYGDELLARVDRDKIIIEPKKDRASSQTQSLRWFMVPGLLAGIVALINFMVQKTSHVHLSGANSISQITIYLAVFFGFMTFLIALFLLGQNQLVATNFWIKIRSVITLTTAFTILNFAITSFFFYFVDLAFHGVILDPYTSSALIAGFVGIASYLMMNAAQSISFSTIATVMIATLVGGIFLSMITNSQEDWWQINFSYLGSNLSNNWWQFNFTLIFSALVMLTLIDYIFSLLFQIKKFATRKMQILRALLVGTSIMFGLVGVFQNNRSIDWLHQLHWWSANLLVVFILAVIISLKWLLPNVTREFLLTAYGFAGLMVLSEILFQTVHYLSLTAFEIISFSLAFGWLVLLMQNLNNLYIENYEIFTIELK